The Bacteroidota bacterium DNA window AAAGACGGACTTTGGAGTACATGGAACAAACAAAATATAAAAGTTGCCGAAGCTAACTTTAAAAATAATTTTAAAGCTGGAAAATGGATAATTTGGGATGATAACGGAACCAAAAGATATGAAATGAATTATAGCAAAGGCAATAAAACAGGAACTTGGTATATTTGGGATGAAAGCGGTAAATTATCTAAACAAAAAGAATATTAATTTTTTTTACTAAAATTTTTAAATTGAGAAAAAACATTTTCTAATGTCCTAATATCTCAATATCATTTCTCAAAATCAGAAAGCATCTATATCTGGATACTTGTCATTTTGTAATTGGTCCGACAGTGTCGGGCTAATTATACCGTTCTGATTATTTGCACTTTGCAGAATATTGGATAATGTAGAATAATCTTTGGTATAATCAAAAATCTTCAACACGAGCTTATATACATCCTTAAAAACAGGTAAATCGTAATATAATGCCATTTTTTTTAATAATCTTCCGCCCAAAAGCATTCGCACAGGTTAAATTGTTTATCACGTGAAACTTTTTTGTTTCACTGTGGTTAAAAAGCCCGAACGGCACGCACACGAAAAGTATCGGTCTTTTTCATGAAATTTGGGCCACCATAGTTGAAGGTGAAGAGGAATGCGTAAGTACCATTGTACTCCGTACTACTCCAATAGATGGAAATATTTGATAACAGTGTAAAAGAGCCTGCATTAAGGGCATTGTTTGCATGAAAACGGTTGTGCCATAGCAGGCTTAGCTCATCAATAGAAGGTAAGTACCAATCATTAAAACCTCCGTCTGTTAAACCGTTTACATAAGTTGCCGCAGGGCTACCTGTCATTTCACCTGTATTGTAAACGCCATCCCAGCTACGTGTGGCATTCGTTGTTGTGTAACTAGGATACTGCCATTTAGCCATGCTTTCATTTTTGTTTACAATAAGCCCGTGTTGGTTGCCATCGCTACCTATGTAAATGTAAAAAACAATGCCGCCTAAGGTATCTTGACCTAAATAGAAATCGTTTGAAGAGCCTCCACCTGTTGCACCTGTTGCACTTATGGTATTCCCTACTATGCTAATATTGGTGCCTGCTACTAATTGGTCTTGTTTATTGTTCCAGTTGGTAGTATCAGTTCCTGTAATGCCACTTGCTACTGATGCACCGAATATTGAATCGGTTTCGGTGTAGCTGTCTAATTTGTTGTTCCAGTTAGTTGTATCTGTTCCTGTAATGCCACTTGCTACTGATGCACCGAATATTGGGTCGGTTTCACTAATTGTTCCTATAATGCTCTCGGCAGTTTTAGCATGCAAAGCATAAGGCACACTTAACAACTGGCTTGTTCCGGTAATGGTGTAAGTAGCTCCGCCTGTTAGGTCTGTTTCCGTTTTAATAAAATAAGGTCCGTTTGTCCAGTCGATAGTACTAAAAGTTCCACTTACAACTGTTCCTGCTCCAATTTCCAAACTTACTAATCCATTGGCATTAGAAGTAGGTGTTTGAGTTTCTACATACACAGCAGTTCCGCTTGATGAACCTTGCAAAATGCTTATTTGCATTCCTATACTTGTGTTTGTAACTAAAGCATCACTACTATTGCGAATGACTGCCTGATAGCTCATTCTTTCCGGTGATTGAGCACTTGCCTGCTGTGGCAGGAACACATTTGCAGTTATTAATAATGCTGCACAAATTGTGATTATTCGTTTCATGATTTCTTAATTTTTAATTATTTTAAATGATTGAACTTTTTTGTTTTCCTGATTTACAACATTTATAAAGTAGGTAGCAGCAGGCAAACTGTTCATGTTTATTTGTGTTTGCTGTGCTACTATTTGTCCGTTACTTAACTGTTTTCCTTGCATATCAAATAGCTGATACAACAACTGTTCGTTGTTGTAATCGTTTATTTGCAAGCTTAGATTTTCCGTTGTTGGGTTAGGGAAAGCAGAGAGTGAAATGTTTAACGCTGTTTCCTTAATTCCAACATTGTAAATTTCGTAAGCGTGTTGAACGCCCTGATCAACAGTTCCTGTGCTTGCTGTATTGGAGGTGTAAACCACTTGTCCAACACTATAGACAACAGTGCCTCCGCTACCAGTGGCATCACCACCGGAGGTATTGGCAGATTCCTGTGCTTGTGCCAAGCCCGCCCATAGCAGTCCTGCTACGAGGAGTACTAAGGGTCTTGATTTGTTTTTTGTCATAATACTTGGTTTTTAAATTTTCCCTACTCTTTTTAGAATTTTCGGCTTACTCCTTATATTTTAATTTCAATGCTAATTATCTTTTCTTCATATTGCACAATGTTTCGTTTTCTTTTTCTGCATGTTTACTAACGATAAGTATATGAAAAGTAAGCAATTCCGAAGCACAAAACTTTCAATCTACAAGAAAGTTCAAACGGGCTATAAGCCTTGATGTTACAACTACTCGCCTATTTTTTATATACATTGTTGTAGGGCGTTATTCTTCATTTTCAATTACTTTAATTTCACTTTCTGTTAGTCCGTAAAGTTCATAAACCATTTGGTCTATTTCTTTATCAGTCTTTTCTATTTCAGTTTTTAAGGTTTGGGCTTCTGCTTTTTTCTCTTCAAAAAGTTCCATCCATTCCATTTCGTCTTTTTTAGTCAGTTTTTCGCCACTTGCCTTTTTTATTGCTTTGTTCAGTTCTTTTATAAAATCTACAAATTCTAACTCGTGCCAGTTTTGTAGTTTTTTGCTTAGTTTTTCAATACTGAATTGAGATTGTAGATAATTAGTATAATTTATAATCTTTTTCTGCAAATCACCTGTTACTTTAATTGTTTCACTTGCTTTATAAATAAATAGCTTTTGCTTGTCTTCTACAACATATTTTAATGGTAGACTTTCTATATTCCCAGATTTCATTATCGGAAATGTCCCTCTTGAATCGCTAAAAATTTGTTGAAAATAAAAATTTATTAATCTCGAATTTAAGATTGCAAGTAAATACAACGGTTTAATATTTTCATCAATAATTTCTGTACTGCAAGCCGTATTTATTACATAATTTTGAGAATTATCGTAACAAAAAGTTAATTTATTACCTACAAATTTTGAGATAAGTTTTTCTTTCAATAAAAAAATCCTTTCATCTCTTGCCCTATCGAGTAATTCAGGAATATAATTTACGTACTTCTGATTTGGATAAAGAT harbors:
- a CDS encoding DUF1566 domain-containing protein, with product MKRIITICAALLITANVFLPQQASAQSPERMSYQAVIRNSSDALVTNTSIGMQISILQGSSSGTAVYVETQTPTSNANGLVSLEIGAGTVVSGTFSTIDWTNGPYFIKTETDLTGGATYTITGTSQLLSVPYALHAKTAESIIGTISETDPIFGASVASGITGTDTTNWNNKLDSYTETDSIFGASVASGITGTDTTNWNNKQDQLVAGTNISIVGNTISATGATGGGSSNDFYLGQDTLGGIVFYIYIGSDGNQHGLIVNKNESMAKWQYPSYTTTNATRSWDGVYNTGEMTGSPAATYVNGLTDGGFNDWYLPSIDELSLLWHNRFHANNALNAGSFTLLSNISIYWSSTEYNGTYAFLFTFNYGGPNFMKKTDTFRVRAVRAF
- a CDS encoding T9SS type A sorting domain-containing protein; the protein is MTKNKSRPLVLLVAGLLWAGLAQAQESANTSGGDATGSGGTVVYSVGQVVYTSNTASTGTVDQGVQHAYEIYNVGIKETALNISLSAFPNPTTENLSLQINDYNNEQLLYQLFDMQGKQLSNGQIVAQQTQINMNSLPAATYFINVVNQENKKVQSFKIIKN